From a single Paenibacillus sp. FSL R5-0345 genomic region:
- a CDS encoding SprT family protein: MSNEELQLWIEQVSRDSFGVPFRHKASFNSRLSSTGGRYFTKSHNIEINPHQLAMFGREETEKIIKHELCHYHLHLAKRGYMHRDTDFKRLLAQVGGSRYCQTLPGAKARKSLPYRYKLICTACAMEYPRKRKVDPKRYRCGKCSGKLKLLALEVQ; this comes from the coding sequence ATGAGCAACGAAGAGCTGCAGCTGTGGATTGAGCAGGTGTCGCGGGACAGCTTTGGTGTACCCTTTAGACACAAGGCAAGCTTTAACAGCCGATTATCTTCAACAGGCGGACGATATTTTACCAAAAGCCATAATATAGAGATTAATCCCCATCAGCTTGCTATGTTCGGTAGAGAAGAGACGGAGAAGATTATCAAACACGAGCTCTGTCATTATCATCTGCATTTGGCGAAGCGAGGGTATATGCATCGTGACACTGATTTCAAGAGACTGCTTGCACAAGTTGGCGGTAGTCGCTACTGTCAGACATTGCCGGGTGCGAAAGCTCGGAAGTCACTGCCTTATCGGTACAAGCTGATCTGTACAGCGTGCGCCATGGAGTATCCGCGTAAGCGAAAAGTAGATCCCAAGCGCTACCGCTGCGGTAAATGTTCGGGGAAGCTGAAGCTGCTGGCGCTGGAAGTCCAGTAA
- the cmpA gene encoding cortex morphogenetic protein CmpA, which yields MPQWLCHQLMKAYYKKDRRQIKLLNECWFFYRNSAESPDSIQRNL from the coding sequence TTGCCACAGTGGCTCTGCCATCAACTGATGAAAGCCTATTACAAAAAAGACCGCCGTCAGATCAAGCTGCTGAACGAGTGCTGGTTCTTTTATCGTAATTCTGCGGAATCACCGGATTCCATCCAGAGAAATTTATAG
- a CDS encoding pentapeptide repeat-containing protein produces MKFKMDSPKISDPDALLPEQIYSLQTKDEFSRCSISDTVIDNQEANKVSFDQVVFKNVTIIESSLTGIELMDVIFERCDLSNVDFTNAIIHRTEFRNCKLIGTDFTRGRFQNVRVVDCIGDFATFRMANLKQVAFENSSLMSSDYYQSNFQKVSFSECNIDQATLSGSKLNGIDLSDCEFSGLIVDIQDLEGCIISPQQAVSFVGLMGLVIK; encoded by the coding sequence ATGAAATTCAAAATGGATTCACCAAAAATATCAGATCCAGACGCTCTACTCCCTGAGCAAATATACTCGCTGCAAACCAAAGATGAATTTAGTCGTTGCAGCATAAGCGATACAGTTATTGATAATCAAGAGGCGAATAAAGTCAGCTTTGATCAAGTGGTTTTTAAAAATGTTACGATTATCGAGTCGTCCTTAACTGGGATTGAGCTGATGGATGTGATTTTTGAGCGATGCGATCTATCCAATGTGGATTTTACGAATGCGATTATTCATCGAACCGAATTTAGAAACTGCAAGCTCATCGGTACGGACTTTACAAGGGGGCGATTCCAAAATGTTCGCGTGGTAGATTGTATCGGGGATTTTGCAACGTTTCGAATGGCTAATCTGAAGCAGGTTGCTTTTGAGAATAGTTCATTGATGAGCTCTGATTACTACCAATCCAATTTCCAGAAGGTCAGCTTCAGTGAGTGTAATATTGATCAAGCCACCTTATCAGGATCAAAGCTTAACGGGATTGATCTAAGTGACTGCGAGTTCAGTGGCTTGATCGTGGATATTCAGGATTTAGAAGGATGCATCATTTCGCCTCAGCAAGCTGTTTCCTTTGTGGGATTGATGGGTCTGGTTATAAAATAA
- a CDS encoding tetratricopeptide repeat protein produces the protein MSMRGPSTVLTNSVRVWEEAVKIPTYETGEPDKNPMFLEKRVYQGSSGRVYPHPVVDKIMDEKEMKSYQMVMLENEYVRIEIMPEIGGRIYRALDKTNNYDFVYYNRVIKPALVGLAGPWISGGIEFNWPQHHRPNTFGPVEHVITENEDGSATVWVSEIDRMYGTKVTTGFTLHPGKAYLEVTAQLYNRTPEPQTFLWWANPAVAVNDDTQSVFPPDVTAVFDHGKRDVSRFPIATGTYYKKDYSEGVDISRYKNIPVPTSYMAYKSDYNFVGGYDHGVEAGLLHVANHHVSPGKKQWTWGNGEFGQAWDRNLTDEDGPYIELMTGVFTDNQPDFTWLQPYEEKSFTQYFMPYKNIGIVKNASVDAAVNLEVDETLQTATVMAYGTSVFEDAVIELRGQHRTYVKDTITLSPELTYKSVITLDEADRPHHLIVTVFDTNGNSLISYRPAKPSIEKVPDAAKPLPLPEELKSTEQLYLAGVHLEQYRHATFEPEQYYEEGLKRDASDIRINVAYGTLLLRRGLFKQAEEHFRTAIESLTWRNPNPYDSEAYYQLGVALRLQDRNEEAFAAFYKVVWSAAFQDSGYYALSQIACERGAYGEALELATSALVRNTRNYKSRHVKTALLRKLGRYFEAITFAEETLRLDIADFGAAYERVLTLKLLGRQEEAAEAQMKLAQFMRNDVHNYLNLASDYAGSGLYVEAAQVLEQIRMASNEPTYPMVHYTLAYVYEKIGRKEEATAQRQLAQSAPSDYCFPNSLFELQVLASAITCNPLDSKAHYYLGNLFYDKKRADDAIRHWEQSVALDDRFPTVHRNLALAYYNKRNDAAAALQSLEQAFQYNMNDARVFYELDQLHKKMGVPAQERMARLQQHMELVEKRDDLYLEYVTLLNLLSEYEDALSVLLRRQFHPWEGGEGKATGQYVLALVELSKQTNQEGQYEEAISLLTRALHYPENLGEGKLDGAQENNVYYELGVAYNGLGKPEEAARHWAIASQGLEEPASAMYYNDQPPEMIFYQGLAWIQLNHPKEAKRRFNQLIDFAERHLFDEVKLDYFAVSLPDFLVFEDDLNRRNQIHCLFMMGLGLLGLGKMTEAKERFEEALDLEPNHQGARIHKAMCLES, from the coding sequence ATGAGTATGAGAGGGCCTTCTACAGTTCTAACAAACAGCGTCCGCGTATGGGAAGAAGCAGTTAAAATTCCTACCTATGAAACAGGTGAACCCGATAAAAATCCAATGTTCCTCGAGAAGCGAGTTTATCAAGGCAGCTCGGGGCGAGTATATCCACATCCTGTGGTTGATAAAATTATGGATGAGAAAGAAATGAAATCGTATCAGATGGTCATGCTCGAAAATGAATATGTGCGTATTGAGATCATGCCTGAAATTGGCGGCCGTATCTATCGCGCTCTGGATAAGACGAACAATTATGATTTTGTTTATTATAATCGCGTGATTAAACCTGCGCTTGTTGGTCTGGCAGGACCATGGATTTCAGGCGGTATTGAATTTAACTGGCCGCAGCATCATCGTCCGAACACGTTTGGCCCTGTGGAGCATGTGATTACGGAGAATGAAGATGGCAGTGCAACTGTATGGGTGAGTGAAATTGACCGAATGTACGGAACGAAGGTCACAACCGGCTTCACACTGCATCCTGGAAAAGCCTATCTCGAAGTTACAGCACAGCTATATAACCGAACCCCGGAGCCACAAACCTTCTTATGGTGGGCAAACCCTGCAGTTGCAGTCAATGATGATACTCAATCGGTGTTTCCGCCGGATGTGACGGCCGTATTCGACCATGGTAAACGTGATGTGTCCAGATTCCCAATTGCAACAGGAACGTATTACAAGAAGGATTATTCCGAAGGTGTAGATATTTCACGCTATAAAAATATTCCGGTTCCTACGTCATACATGGCGTACAAATCCGATTACAATTTCGTGGGCGGTTATGATCATGGGGTTGAAGCAGGTCTGCTTCACGTAGCGAATCACCATGTATCTCCGGGTAAAAAGCAGTGGACTTGGGGGAACGGCGAATTTGGTCAAGCGTGGGATCGTAATTTAACTGATGAGGACGGACCCTATATTGAGTTAATGACAGGGGTATTTACGGATAATCAACCCGATTTCACTTGGCTCCAGCCGTATGAAGAGAAGTCATTTACACAATATTTCATGCCATATAAGAACATCGGAATTGTGAAAAATGCTTCTGTTGATGCTGCCGTCAATCTTGAGGTAGATGAGACTTTACAGACTGCAACTGTGATGGCCTACGGAACTTCGGTATTTGAGGATGCGGTTATTGAACTGAGGGGTCAGCATAGAACGTATGTGAAGGATACGATCACGCTCTCTCCAGAATTAACCTACAAATCGGTCATTACGTTAGATGAAGCCGATCGACCGCATCACTTAATCGTAACGGTATTTGATACGAACGGAAACAGCCTTATATCATATCGTCCAGCGAAGCCTAGTATTGAGAAGGTTCCAGATGCAGCAAAGCCACTTCCGCTACCGGAAGAATTAAAAAGCACAGAGCAATTGTATTTGGCTGGAGTTCATCTGGAGCAATACCGTCATGCCACGTTCGAGCCAGAGCAGTATTATGAAGAAGGCTTAAAAAGAGATGCTTCCGATATTCGAATTAATGTGGCTTATGGAACGCTGTTGCTTCGCCGAGGGTTGTTCAAGCAAGCGGAAGAACATTTCCGTACAGCGATTGAATCGCTGACTTGGCGTAATCCGAACCCCTATGATAGTGAAGCTTACTATCAGCTTGGTGTAGCACTCCGATTGCAGGATCGTAATGAAGAAGCATTTGCTGCCTTTTATAAGGTGGTATGGTCTGCAGCATTCCAAGATAGTGGATATTATGCACTGAGTCAAATTGCTTGTGAACGTGGGGCGTATGGAGAGGCGTTGGAGCTCGCAACAAGTGCTTTGGTACGTAACACTAGAAACTATAAATCAAGACATGTGAAAACAGCACTTTTACGTAAGCTTGGACGTTACTTTGAGGCAATTACATTCGCAGAGGAGACATTGAGGCTAGATATCGCGGACTTCGGTGCTGCATATGAGAGAGTGCTAACGCTTAAATTGCTCGGGCGACAAGAGGAAGCTGCTGAGGCTCAAATGAAGCTTGCACAGTTCATGCGAAACGATGTGCATAACTATCTAAATCTGGCCTCTGATTATGCAGGTAGTGGATTATACGTGGAAGCTGCACAGGTGTTAGAGCAGATTCGTATGGCATCGAATGAACCCACATACCCGATGGTGCATTACACATTGGCTTATGTATACGAGAAAATAGGCCGTAAAGAAGAAGCAACAGCGCAGCGTCAGCTTGCTCAATCCGCACCCTCTGATTACTGCTTCCCGAACAGCTTGTTTGAGCTGCAGGTATTAGCAAGCGCGATTACATGCAATCCACTGGATAGTAAGGCTCATTATTATCTTGGGAATCTATTCTATGATAAAAAACGTGCCGACGATGCCATTCGTCATTGGGAACAATCCGTCGCGCTTGATGATCGTTTCCCGACGGTTCATCGTAACCTTGCGCTTGCTTATTACAATAAGCGGAATGACGCTGCGGCTGCTTTGCAGTCACTTGAACAAGCTTTCCAGTACAATATGAATGATGCGAGAGTATTCTATGAGCTGGATCAGTTGCATAAGAAGATGGGTGTCCCTGCCCAAGAGCGCATGGCAAGATTACAGCAGCATATGGAGCTTGTGGAGAAGCGGGATGATTTGTACCTTGAATATGTGACTCTACTGAATTTGCTTAGCGAGTATGAGGATGCTTTGTCTGTTCTATTAAGACGTCAATTCCATCCATGGGAAGGTGGAGAAGGGAAAGCCACAGGACAATATGTTTTGGCGCTTGTTGAGCTGAGCAAGCAGACGAATCAGGAAGGTCAATATGAGGAGGCTATCTCATTATTAACACGTGCGCTGCATTATCCAGAGAATTTGGGTGAAGGTAAGCTCGATGGTGCGCAAGAGAATAATGTGTATTACGAGCTTGGTGTGGCTTATAACGGATTAGGCAAGCCAGAGGAAGCAGCACGTCACTGGGCGATTGCGTCACAAGGCTTGGAGGAACCAGCCAGCGCAATGTACTACAACGATCAGCCGCCAGAAATGATCTTTTATCAAGGCTTAGCATGGATACAGCTGAATCATCCGAAGGAAGCGAAACGGCGTTTCAATCAGCTGATCGATTTTGCAGAAAGACATCTCTTTGATGAGGTAAAGCTTGATTATTTTGCTGTATCCTTACCTGATTTTCTCGTATTCGAGGATGATCTGAACAGACGCAATCAAATTCATTGCTTGTTCATGATGGGTCTAGGCTTATTAGGCTTAGGGAAAATGACGGAAGCGAAAGAGCGCTTTGAAGAAGCATTGGACTTGGAGCCGAACCATCAGGGAGCTCGAATTCATAAGGCGATGTGCTTGGAATCGTAA